Proteins co-encoded in one Rhopalosiphum maidis isolate BTI-1 chromosome 2, ASM367621v3, whole genome shotgun sequence genomic window:
- the LOC113554054 gene encoding PRADC1-like protein: protein MILIRKAVFIVNTFLLCVLSIFNIYFTNGDMTIVDVKEFEYGGDIFFEITHPPELQYTYRIRPAKSFGIPFDKEKFPAKKTKLVLVDPQHGCEMPKNAKQLQGNVAFVKRGVCSFLKKTVISELSGAKAIVITDNNIYDDTAYIHMIDDESDMSANIPAGFLVGKSGHLIHTKMSELMMTELPIVFPLNMTYVPLHEIKQPPWITI from the exons atgattttaatacgaAAAGCGGTCTTTATTGTAAACACTTTTTTGTTGTGCGTTTTGtcaattttcaacatttatt TCACAAATGGAGACATGACTATTGTCGATGTCAAAGAATTTGAATATGGAGGTGACATATTTTTTGAGATTACACATCCACCAGAACTACAGTACACATATCGAATAAGACCAGCCAAAAGTTTTGGCATCcctttt gACAAAGAAAAGTTTCCagctaaaaaaacaaaattggtaCTTGTCGACCCTCAACATGGATGTGAAATGCCTAAAAATGCAAAGCAACTTCAAGGAAATGTTGCATTTGTGAAAAGAGg tGTTTGTAGCTTCTTAAAGAAAACTGTGATATCAGAATTATCTGGAGCAAAAGCTATTGTTATCACAGACAACAACATTTACGATGATACAGCTTATATACACATGATTGATGACGAAAGTGATATGTCTGCCAATATTCCAGCTGGTTTTCTTGTTGGAAAGTCTGG GCATTTAATACACACCAAAATGTCAGAACTCATGATGACCGAACTGCCTATCGTGTTTCCATTAAACATGACCTATGTACCATTACATGAAATCAAGCAACCACCATGGATAACAATTTGA